Part of the Plasmodium falciparum 3D7 genome assembly, chromosome: 10 genome, ATTAGGAGCTAATGCTATTTTAGCTATATCCATGGCTGTATGTAGAGCTGGTGCAGCTGCTAATAAAGTAtctttatacaaatatttggCACAATTAGCTGGAAAGAAAAGTGACCAAATGGTATTACCAGTACCTTGTTTAAACGTTATCAATGGAGGATCCCATGCAGGAAACAAATTATCTTTCCAAGAATTTATGATAGTGCCAGTTGGTGCTCCATCATTTAAAGAAGCCTTAAGATATGGTGCTGAAGTATATCATACCTTAAAATcagaaattaaaaagaaatatggtATTGATGCAACCAATGTAGGTGATGAAGGTGGATTTGCTCCAAATATATTAAACGCTAATGAAGCTCTTGATTTATTAGTAACTGCCATTAAATCAGCTGGTTATGAAGGAAAGGTTAAAATTGCTATGGATGTTGCAGCTTCTGAATTTTACAACAGTGAAAACAAAACATACGATTTAGATTTCAAAACTCCAAATAATGACAAATCATTAGTTAAGACTGGAGCTCAATTAGTTGACTTATACATTGATTTAGTAAAGAAATATCCAATTGTTTCTATTGAAGATCCATTTGATCAAGATGATTGGGAAAATTATGCTAAATTAACAGCAGCTATTGGAAAGGATGTTCAAATTGTTGGTGATGATTTATTAGTTACAAACCCAACCAGAATTACTAAAGCTCTTGAAAAAAATGCTTGCAATGCTTTACTTCTTAAAGTTAACCAAATCGGTTCTATTACTGAAGCTATTGAAGCTTGCTTATTATCTCAAAAAAATAACTGGGGTGTTATGGTTTCTCACAGATCTGGTGAAACCGAAGATGTTTTTATTGCTGATTTAGTTGTTGCTTTAAGAACCGGACAAATCAAAACAGGAGCACCATGCAGAAGTGAAAGAAACGCCAAATATAACCAATTATTAAGAATTGAAGAATCTTTAGGAAACAATGCTGTTTTTGCTGGAGAAAAATTTAGATTacaattaaattaaaaaatataataaagtaaaatttatatatttatatatttatatatttctttattttatatatatatatataatatatataatttatatgttaaaagagagaattataatataaaatgcatataaaaaaatatgttcttttgtaatatatatatatatatatatttatatatttatgtgtgtatttcttttatgcatgtataaattttaattaagAGAAAGTAggtattaattttatattttgaccttttttttataaacttATAACAAAACATATGATTAAACTGtacaagaaaaatataacattttgCACAATACTTATACATTTTAcgtgcatatatatatatgtatatattatatatttacgtaTGTCGAACGTTATTTTGAACAACCTTTT contains:
- a CDS encoding enolase; protein product: MAHVITRINAREILDSRGNPTVEVDLETNLGIFRAAVPSGASTGIYEALELRDNDKSRYLGKGVQKAIKNINEIIAPKLIGMNCTEQKKIDNLMVEELDGSKNEWGWSKSKLGANAILAISMAVCRAGAAANKVSLYKYLAQLAGKKSDQMVLPVPCLNVINGGSHAGNKLSFQEFMIVPVGAPSFKEALRYGAEVYHTLKSEIKKKYGIDATNVGDEGGFAPNILNANEALDLLVTAIKSAGYEGKVKIAMDVAASEFYNSENKTYDLDFKTPNNDKSLVKTGAQLVDLYIDLVKKYPIVSIEDPFDQDDWENYAKLTAAIGKDVQIVGDDLLVTNPTRITKALEKNACNALLLKVNQIGSITEAIEACLLSQKNNWGVMVSHRSGETEDVFIADLVVALRTGQIKTGAPCRSERNAKYNQLLRIEESLGNNAVFAGEKFRLQLN